AAGTGATTTATAGATTCTATACTAAGTTACTTCAAAAATGCAATGCAGCATTACAAATAAGGGCATGATTCCTTCATACAACTCAAAGCATTGCACTAatgcttttaatttaatttagatcGCTTATTTTTAAacaacccttttaaaaaaaagatttggataAATACTATTCCTATTAAACCATACTTCACCTTTTTTAAGCACCATCAATCTACTTCCTTTGGGCACTGATACAAGAGCTTGTAATTAAATTTTAGTTTCAAGGCTTTGAAATATGGCAGCTGCTTCAAGAACTGAAATTGGAATCTAGTAATTGGAAAACTGCCACCTCGCCAGAACTGCTGTACGTAACTTGATGTTAAATTCTTCCAGAGAACAGCCAGGCGCAAATGCTTATGCAGTAAATCAAGGTAAGATTTCAAGATAAGCAGTTAATTTCACTTGGCTATTCTAAAATGGATTAATATTTTTCACAAGTCATTTGTGCAGTGAGCCCATAGAgatttagaaaaaataatccGCAGTCAAAAACAAGAACACATCttcttaattttgttttcatactGGCACCATGTCTTTTGCTCCAAGGATCTAATCAGTGTGTGGTTTCTCAGGAATAccctgtggttaaaaaaaaaaaaaaaaaaaaaaatgattaatatAGTACACAATACTGCATTTTATTGTTGTGTGACTTGCATTATCTAGTGAGGTTCACATTACTGTACACTAAAGGTTTCCAGTATTTTTAGAAATTATTGAAATAACTTGAACAAATCTGGATCTTTATATTTGTCACAGGCCTGGGAGTTAGAAAACTTGGGTTCTAATCTGAGCTCTGCTACTTatatgctgtgtgaccttggacaaggcaCTTCACTACTGTCTTAATTTCTCCTATCTGAAAATGGGAAGGATATTTTCCCCTTTGTACAGCAAGTTTTTTATCCATAGACCTAAACTATAAGTGTTACATATTAATGCTTACAGAAATGAGGTTTAATAAGTAGCATTTAGAATAAGCTCCCAAAACAATTGTTAAGAATAGATTGTCAATACTTCAGAACTTTGACCAGAGAATAGTCCAGCTTAATGAACTCTCATCAATTTTAATACAGCATTATACCTAGTTATACAGACCCCAATTTGGGAGAAGTACATCCATCTTTAATTCAGGAAAACCCTTTtgctttaactttaagcatgtatctgcacttaagtcccactgacttcaaccgTGTTTTCCTGAATTGAGGCCACGTATTCCAATCTACAGAAGTACTGACAATGGAACTATCCATATAATGAATTGGGTAGAACTGATTTGCtattaaagactaacagaatgCATCAAATCTGCTTTAGCTCCCAGTTAAGTGTGTTCATTTTTATGAATCTCATTATTCTGACAATAACTGTCAATTGCTCATTGTCAAAACGGATCTATTGATTTCTGTTTTAACATTGTAGTGTTCTGACACTCGCTCCCATTGTTTTCTTTAAGTCTGCCTACTGTTTTCCAACTTTGGCTTAAAACATAGCTTTGTGTCAAGGAAGAACACAGCTCATGGCATAGTCAGGTGGTACCTTGCAGTAAATAGCAGGGAAACATTATTTAGCATTCTCTAAGAAGTTTATCCTTAGAATCTGTGCTCTGGGGTAGCATCCAAATGTTAACTATATTGAAATGGGTTATGAAACAGTTGTACATGACCAAGCTTTCTAGGGGAATATTTGTACTAGGAAACAATGTAGTTTTCAGTGCAAGTCTTTGTATAAAGATGGAGAAATCCTTGGATGTTTTGACATGGCTTGCACTTCACAACTGGTTTGTCTTCAAAAGATTAGATAGTCAGTTTTAGACATAAACGCCCACTCTGTTGATGCAGTTAAGCTGAAAATTGATTCCGTACACTACAGGGCCCTACTGTTGTACTGCTTGCCCACCCAGAACAGTGCAGTCCACAGGAGTTTTGGAACGGCAAGGAACAGAGCTTATGACACAAATCTCCAAAAGATATGACCAAAGGGTTATTAGTGTGGTCCCCTACTATTTTAGTAAGAGTCCTCGAGGCCATTGTTCTCACAGAATGCGAAGTATTCCCAAACAGTAATCCAGGAAGATTAAAACCTAGGCAGTTTGAAATAGAGACACAAAGATGCACATAGAATGTCAGTGTTGAAAATGGTCATATCCCTGTGAAAGGAACCAAGGGTGGGTTTGCAATTGTTTATAACCTAGTCAGTCTTCCTCTTTAGGgccaaattaaatgtatatattAACAGTGTCAAGAGTAGAAGGATTATGCTTCAGTTAGAGTACTTTAAGGGGCTTCTATTAGCAGAGACTAAGAGTGATCTCAAAGAACTACTGGTTTCATCTATAATAGTCAGAAGTGTTGTACAGCACATTAtacaattacacacacaaaaaactattaATGTTAATAttgtaaagttaagcactcaaatcAGGAAGTGCCAAAACTAAGGTTCCCCCTTTGTGTATTCATTATAATAGTCtttacatgatcacatttttTCCATCATAtctctgcttcattcagtgcacaagacaCACAGTGCTCACTTAGCAGGTAGtgattcaatatttctttttattttcatcaCTCAATGTGTGACCCCAGGCCTTAATTACTGCACATGATCCAAGCCCTTTAAGGAATACAGAATTCTTCATTTCCTCACAGGCTTTTTTTTAGTGTTCATCTGACTgcatcacaaacattaatttatcttTACAGCATCCCTATGAGATGAGGATGGTATCCCCagtttatagatgggaaactgaggcacagagattaaggacCAAATTGACAAAAATATCAACTAATTTAGGTGTCTGACATGACTATTTCCCAGAGTATTTAGCATTTTATAACACCTGATATGTTCAAAACAGAGTTCCAGTTGTCTTGAATTTCAGTcgtgagcactcagcacttctgcaagacAGGCCCCAAGTGTCTTAAACTgggcacccggggggggggggggagaaaggaggggaaaaaaaaaaaaaaaaaaaaaaaggagtagcTACCTCTgagaagtttggtttaagtgacttgtttaGTATTACAAACTCTGTGGCAGATGCTGAAATAGAATCAGGAGTACATCCTCCTCATGCAGTTTCCTATTTCACACACCTTCCAATTTCCTGCAACAAGTGAGATAAGGGCCCTACAAAGTTATTTTTATGGGGAACTATAAGAAGGTCTCCTACACAAAGTTACACTAGCACCAAGAAACTCCTGTTGGGGGATAAAATccctgctgtgctaggtgctgtacaaataaacaTACAATTCCTACCCTAGGAGAGCTCACAACCTTGGTTAGTGACAAGATACAGCAAAAGTAGATTCATGAATGGGTGGAGGTGGATAGAGGATGACTAATGAACATGTTTTAACAGCCTAGCTATGTGCATGAACCCAcacttttggggggaaagggacTAAATTCAGCCCTGATTAAAGTAGGTGAAATTCCCATTGCACTTGCTTATGCCAGGCATGAATTTGTGATAGAACGTTGTTTGTTTTAAGTGAGGGCTGTTAAGTGGAATGGGTTCCACAGGCTAGACTCTAGCACTGCCCAGCTACCTGCCACATTAAGATGCAATGGTAGGTTCCTTGTAAGGCTGGTAACAGCTCAGTACAAATGCTTCTCAAGGTAAGACTCAGGTAGGTGTTCACAGGCATAACCAGTTTTAGGTTTTTACACAATTTTAGGGTTTTAACAACTACTGTTAAGTCAAAAGTAGCTGATGCATAACCACTAGTGCTCAAAATAGAGAGCAAgtaccattttttccccaataagCAAACAGGGATTGGGGTCTATGGCCAAAAGCCCTATTAAGAGGGAACTACATTATGAAACTTCAGTCATCTGGTCACGTTACTGCTGCAAGGTAATCACAGAATAGAGGTACAGCTTGCGTGCTGAACAAAAAGAAAGCCAGACTTGCATACCATATCTAACACAGGACTTTCAAAGGAAATAGTAATAGTATAGGCAAAAGTCCACTTAATTACAGAAAGTGAAGTTTCACAATAGAAACAACACTATGTTGCATAATGAACATATCCTAGTCAACTTTTAGTGTGATAAGCCACAGCAGTCAAGTTATGGCTATGCTCTGCAGTAGGTTATTACTTTTTAATAAGGGCTTATTGAGAAACAATCTGTGTTTGACTGAAATCATGCACATTGTTAGTAGGCAGTAATCATGCTGAAGTTCTTCTGACTCTGATGGTTCCATTACCCCAACCCAATATGAAGGAGGTCAGACAGGATCTCTAGAGTTAAAGTAGGGTGTGAAGTTAGTAGTCCAGCAGGAGGAACCTTAGGAGAAGCCAAGCCAGAGAGGATGTTTATGATGATCTTTGATCTTAGTGTTAATTTGTGCCAATATAACCAAACCCCAGGAAGGGGACTTGTTTGGCCTCTACATCGTCACAAGCTGTCAGACTGGGACTGATCCCTAccacagatttattttaaaagtgaataATTCACCAAGAACAGTTCTACAGTAATGTTTATTTTTCACAACAGATAGAGAATGAACCAGAGAGGGAAACTTATCATGGACTGCCATAGGGCCTAGAGTTCATACCCAGGCTTCAGTAATAGGTTAAAAATCACAGATGTTGTAGATTATAATTAAGACAGACCATTTTTTGTTGTGTAGCATTctaggttttttcccccagttttATTGAGACATTCCAGCGGTAccaagcaaatacagtacatatagggtgtatttttatttcttagttCCTTTGCTGTCTAATACAAAAATAAGAGCCTTTGCCCTCCAACTTTGGTTAGGTGACTAGCTCCAGGCATGGCAGGACTGGTGGCAGCTTCTCTTTAGAAACCATATTATTGACTAGTTAAGAGAAATCAGGTGCGATTGTAGCCTCAGTCTAAGGTGCTTTGCCTGCTACCAGGTTGTTGCCACATTTAATTACAACACTACACTTGTTCAAAATACATGTTAAATCTCCTGGAGTCCAGTAATCAGAAAGCTAGAGCTACCTCACAGTGTATGTTCTTCACCTAATAAAATATACACAGTGAGgtaggggggaaggaagggaagacaCTCTTCTACCAGTAGAGAGTAATCAGAAAGTGTAGAAAGGTACAATTCTGACCTCTAGACTGGTGAAGGCTTACATGcattgggcttgattctccaccaTTGCCGTGCATCTTGTCTAGTCATTTATATGCAAGCAAAGTGGGTATCAAATGCTACCTTTCTGATTTGGTAGAATTTTACACAAACTCTGCTTAGCCTTTATAAGTGACTAGACAAAGGTGCAATGCAGCAGAGAATCAAGCCCTCACTTTCAATTCTCCTTTGGTACAGAACATgaacagagatttttttaaactcccTTACACCTGTGACTAGTCCAGTTATTTCAAAATTATAAGACCAAGCTTTTACATAAGATGTTTAAGAAAGCTATTTGCATGCAGTACAGCAATTTGGTTAGTGGAGAAGAGGCCTTAGTGTCAATGTGCGTGGCAGTAGATAGTCACATGGGTTGTACACCTCCTCAGCAGGTCAAACTGCAGCTTGTATCCAAAGCCACATTTATGAAGGCCATTATATTTCTTCAGACAACAAGTGAGAGATGGCAAACAAAgcaacttttctttttttgttttaagcaaTGCCAAAAAGCATCTAACAAGTATTTGTAGGATTTCAAGAGTTTTCAACTGGCTCACTGCCTGGATATAGCCTAGAGAACACGGTTACAAAGTGATACCACTTTGTTCAGATTTAGTTTAAACTACAATATTGTACCGTCTCCCATCCTTGTTTACTACAAGTCTGTTAAGTGTCCAGTGATCCACACAGGATCAGCAGAAGATTGAGATCATCCAAGAAGCATAAGAAAAGAGCTAGTGGACCAAGTTACTTGATTCCATTTTCAGTTGATCCACTTGCATTCTCTTCTGACAACTTTTAGTGATAATGAATTACTCAAAATTGTAATAAGAGCTGGCTGGAAATCCCTTCCCATAAAAAGTTTCACATTTTAatcaaaaaatatgaaaatgcagtATTTTCAAAGGAAGGAATTTCCAGAAAAATTCTACTTTAGGAAAACTACAATGGAGTTTTCGGCTGGCTGCCTGCATAGAAGGCTATTGTTCAATTTCACTTTCACCCTGCAGGAAGAGAGTGAAATTGACAAACTTCCCAGGTGGACTgctgtcattttaatttttcccaacggaaaatagaatttttttgGAAAACGAAGTTTTCATGCAGAAAGTTTCCATTTTGCAAAAACAGTATTTTCCAGAATCATTCCAGTAGAAAGTTACCAACTCTAGTAATGACAGGTAATAAGGGATCCTTATttgttacagtaactcctcaccaACAAATCTGTCAAGTTTTGTCCTTTCTTTCTTGAACTTTTATTCTGGAACTCTTCCTGACAACCCCACCTGATTCTGTAATTAGTCAGCATTGCCAATTAAGTAGTACAGTGTGAAGGGAGACTCTCCTAAACATATCTGCAGTTTGATCTGACCCCACCCCAGGTCTGGCAAAGGCAACTAACTTCCTTTATCACTGCTCTTAAATAAAGATGCTGCACAATGCAACATGAAATAAACACTAGCAATATCTGTATAGCCTTTATTAGAGAGGTACCAGTTGCAACTCCCTAGTTAAAGATccattttgcacttaaagcagggagATAGTTGAGAGATTTTCTGTTTGGGCTTTAGAGTGATAAGAAATCTAAAGAATCAATATCACATGCACCCCTTTAGAAACACTCATTTCTTCTTAGCCATCTGAGTTGTGTTCAGCATCATCTTATCATAACTAAAAAATATGCAGAGACAGATTACATTGGTACaggtttttaaaattgtattaatgGTCTTGCACATTAAAGTACATTCATGCAAACTTCGATACTCACTGAAAAGTCTGAGCATGAACATAGCCATGGGACTCAGAACCAGGTGTCATAAGCAAGTAGCCTCAAAATTTGCCCCAAAATTCCAAAGGGAAGTGACCTCAACtatgcttcccccacccccctctcttTTCTGAAAGACTCCCTCATTAGTTCAGTAACAGACCCTATGGCCCTTTGAATTTGGAGAGAAGAGGTCAAACGATCTCCCTAACCTGACTTTTCTGCAAACCAGTGTTGAAAACTACGGTCCCAAAGGCATTGATGGGGTCGGTCAAGTTCAACACCGCAGTAGCAAAGCATACTACAAGGTATGTTGAACTATGACCCTATTCACACCAGTAGGACAATAGTTTTCCAACACTGATTTTAGAAGAGCTGGGGTAGAAGGGATGAGATAACAGGCCTGTTGTGTTACACAAGCTACATACACTAGACCTTCACCTATTTTTAGGGCACACATGCCATTCAACAGCATCCCCTACTCCTTTAGGAAAATCTTGAACATTAAGCCTGACATGTCAAGTACTTGAAAGCCCCTGTGCCCTTCTTTTGGGAAAGGTTATACACCTCAATCACATCAGTATTGCAGGGTAGCAGAGATAGTCAATTGGAGGAGGCTTTCCAGGATCAGAGAATTGTGGCTAAGGAGACAGAAGCCAATCAATGCAGTATTAATTATGACTATCCATCAATGTCAGAACACATTTGACAAGCAGGTTTTAAGCTGATGTTCAAGCCATAGACAAGAGAAAATTTCTTTTAAATTGTTAAAtattgctgtaaaaaaaaaaaaagcaagtttctaCTATATCTATTTAAGAACCAAGTATATGAGGCTATTATCCAGCATATACAATCCCCAATGTGTGAAATTACAGTTATGCAGGAGTAGGCCCTGAACTACATGTTTGTGAGGAGAAAGACACCATGTATTTTCATACTAGGATGAAGGAAAATAAAGCTATACAGGGCAACATTTTTCtgaaaaactgaattttaaaaaaagcaggttTTCCTCCCCAGTGTCTTTCTACCTTCCAACCTCCCCACAACTTCTAGTCTCCAATTGTTAAGACAGTCAGTGGAGGGGGCATCAGAAGCTCTCCTATGGTCCTGCACTTCACTATACTAAGATTCTGATTAGGCCTACAACACCCAGTATGATTCATATTGCCACTGGAAGAGCTCCAATGAGGAGAAAGCCTTGTGCTAATGAATACTATAGAATTCCATTCCAGTGACAACATGCCAGATTTCTGTGCTCAAGTTTCAGTCCTTGGGAGAAGGTTTTATAAGGCTTACTAGTCAGTTCATGAATCATGACCTCACAGGCACAGTCTCCATGGACGAACATCTGTAAAGGATGCTTCCCTATTAAATACACAAATACTAATTAATTATACAACAGTTACCATAGCCAGTTGTCTTCCTATGTTTCCTACTGTCACGCCTCCTGAGAAAAATATACATGGTAGCCAAGAACGGATGTAAAGAAAATCTGGCGATGTATACCTAAAGTAAACAAAAATTAgtgaattagaaaaaaaaaagacactgcaTTTCCATTATGTAGAAGAATTATAGTCCAATAGTCTTATATAGAAGACTAATCGTAATGCAAggaattcccccccacccacataaAAAAAGTAGTAAGAGGAAATAATCCTTATCTTTCTTTAAAAAGCCCTATGTTGGGTTAAGGCCAGCTTCCAGCCAAAAAAGGTTAGCAATTCCCTCCTTCTGGAGCCAGTCAATGGCACttcagggttgtgtgtgtgtgtgtgtgtgtgtgtgtgtgtgtgtgtgtgtgtgtgtgtgtgtgtgtgtgtgtgtgtgtgtgtgtgtgtgtgtgtgtgtgtgtgtgtgtgtgtgtgtgtgtgtgtgtgtgtgtgtgtgtgtgtgtgtgtgtgtgtgtgtgtgtgtgtggaaaaagGACTTGTCACTTCACCAAGGGTCTGAGCTTATTTTTACCACAATTTTCTCCATGAGCTCACAATCAAGACTGATCCTCTATGGCAGCATACTGCAATGTCACTGTCTTATGTCCTAACTTGGTTGGCCCTGCCTGTGTTTTAGGAGTAGTGCAGTACACTTATTTATATTCTTTAGGTTTCAAAGTACAATAACTTCAAATATAAAGCAAAATATTGAAATTTCCATATTTTACAAAAAAGTGAATTCTCTAGCAGTCAGGTGAGTTCAAGTGTTAAGTTTTAAATATGTATACTTACTGATAAACACCATTATATACAAGAAACTGAGTGATTAGAGTGGCTAGAAAGGCTATTGTAATTCCAAGACCAAGACCACTTCTTGAACGATCAAATGTCCACCAAAGGCCCAACGACAAGGCTGCTAGAGTCAAGGAGAGCTGAACGTTATTTGCAAAATCCAGTTTCTAATCAGAAAGTTAAGGACAATTCCTTAAAGATTTTAGCCACAGAAAAAGGTTTCAGACAAAACTTTAATACCTCACGTAGACAGTTTAAGAACGATCACTAATTCTGGATGCCCAGAGAGAGACCTTGGAGCAGGTTTTCAGAGAGTCTATTGACTTTTAGTTGGAGTTGTGATCAGTTGTGACCATGAAGATCAGGCCAAGGCTGCTCATAACCAAGTACCCAAAGATTAAGGAATCCCAATTTAGTGGCCACTTTTTAAAGTTTTGGCATATAAAACCAAGACTTCCCTCCCTTTCTGTTGATTTAAGTTTTCTGCTGGAATAGTAACTATTCCAAGAATTTCAGTACAATAAGCATCCATCTGGGATAGTGACTACCAGTAACTTCTGAGACTGCTGTTTACATGGGTGAGAAACCTATCTTTATTGACCATTTTAGTAGCAAAAAGGTCATATTTTTAAGTTTAACTGTTGCCTTGGTTCAGTTGGTATGAACTCTAAAAACAATTCTGACACATGAGCATATGatccattttacaaatacatattGTAGTAATAAGTATCTATTCTTCAACTGTTATGTAAGCTATGACCATGTCTCTCCTATTAGCATTAAGTCTTACCTGTTTAAGACTCTTAAGACATACCTGCTACTATGGTTCATTATAATCAACATTTAAAGAAACACAAAAAGGTAAACTAGTTCAAGGATACAGCACTTGCATGGTTAATACCAACAAAAACTGCTATACATCGCATTACACTGGCCCATTCTCTCTTGAATTTGTGTGGTTCTCCAAGATGGCGGTCAATACAGGGGTACAGCAGGCCAACAACAGCTGTAAGAATGAAATGAGATAGCTTGTACGTAGAATTTATACAATTAATATTTCAATATTAGTCTGGCAAATAAGTACATGGCAAAGCCTCCTAAGCAGTCAAAGACTCATATCACTTTATATGTAGGGCCATACCAAACTCTTGGCTGTGAAAAAtgcgtcatggactgtgaaagctggtctcccctatgaaatcaatagggtaaaagtacacagcacttctcaaactggggatcctgacccgaaatggggtcacaaggctattgtacGGGGAGGGGTGTcacagtattgctacccttacttctgcgctgccttcaaagctgggtaaCAGAGTGGCAGTTGCTGGCCAGGCACCGACTGAAGGCTgcaatgctgcagcagcagcagtaaggGTGGGATggtatggtgtattgccacccttccttctgggcggccttcagagctggccacctgctctctggctgcccagctctgaaggcagcatagaagtaaggttgacgtggtagtgaagacaagtccaTAGAGTCAGGGGACTTCCTTTTCCCAAGAGTAACAGGTCATACTCACTTTGCATCTATTCGGCTGGATACCTGTTACATAACATCAAAGTCAACACATGACATTACCGAAAATTTAAAGCAAAGTGAAGGGTGGAATATTTCTTTACTTTCAAGAATCCAGTATAGCCAAGACACCCTCCAGTGACAACTGAATAGGCATGACTGAGTTACAGGCATCTTacatttgggcctgatccaaagtccactgaagtcaatagactttGAATCAGGATCATAAATACCTGCCTGAACTAAAACCATGGGCAGAGGAACTCCCCCCCTCATATAGCTATTAAAAAGACTTcaggattgtcactctgaagccttgaatgtctgagtcagtgtgaagtgatggcaACAGCTGCaaagggggggtggaggaggaagagagagcgagtgtgtgtgtaatttcacCAGGATCagtcatcactgggattcatgTTCCATTACTATCCACGTTTTaggttctcagccattttgactttccCCAATTACACCCATGCAACAGCAGGGGCTTTCAGCTACTATATCTATCCAATAGTACTAGACCACTGTGACAGAGGTAACAGCCAATTGCCACCCTTCTTGTACACCTAATTTGCATACAATAATTTCATTTGTTAGGAGTCAGTGATATGAGGGAACCGGCACAAGATGGATTACTTTGTCCAACTGCCACAATTCTTCAAAAGTTGATTTGCCACCTATACAACTCAAACGCCAATGCAACCCACACCCCCAAACAAGTCAATATAATCACCCACACAAGATGCCAAGATTGAAAGCCTGTGACAGAGTGACAAATACTAGTTGGATTATAATGGCCCATTTCTGCTCCTGTTCAAATCAAGGAAATTGTAGGAGCATACAACTTATttagttttaagagagctggacaaatttatgagtgtacTTGTATGACCAGGTTGCTTGTGATGGGAGGGGAGCAAGGCTCCACAGCACTGGGGCTCACTTCTAGTTTGTCTTCtcttcctaaagctcatgcttcagcaTTCCAGCCTGCAACCCCAAATGTATTCTGGaagggttttgtttattttaaatctccttcctctgaagcatcagggatggccacagctggagatgggacattggatggTATAGGCCAGGGCTCCAAGGTGGCACAGAGAAGTCTCTCCTCTCAGGTGCCTGGATGgctagttcttgctcacatgcttagggtctaactgattgccatggggggtgggggcaggaagaacTTTCCCCCCAGGTCACTTCCATTCTTTGCAGTGTCTGGGTGCAGGTCACTTCcccggattttttttttccccctcctctctctctctctcctcccccccccccccactggtgtACTTGGATCCCACCCATTCTCTGTCCGTGGCACAGAATAGTCTAGTTTCCTGGGGGTTGTAATACTTTGTTGGGTTTGGCATGTGGGTGGCCTGTGATCTACGagaggtcaaactagattatctagtggtcccttctggcctttaactctgactctaaccctaacccttactaTAGACTTCAACAGTAGCAGGATAAAGCCttaaatgagccaaattctgctgtcagttgcaCCAATTAAAGTTATATTCCATTGTGTAACTACAGGAAGAATGTCACTCAAGATTAGGtagcatttgtttttaaaagcaacttCTTAGAAGAGGTAAAAGTCACCTCTATTTCCAGAGCTTACTGGGACTACGAAAGGGCTGTTTGATCTCTTTTCACACATGTTCTTGCCATGCACTTAAGCTTCAAAGTTGTAGCTGGCTAGAAGAGATGCTTAGAAGCTTGGGATTTCAGACTTGTGTAGTTGGCATAACATTCTAGACCATTATCATGGCAGCAATTaattttcaaattgaaaaacaGATTTGTCTACATTCAAGAGACACTGTACCAAACAGGAGACACTCTTGTGCTACTCACTCTGGGGCAGAATACTCTCCTTTGGAAACAATTTACTGTGGGGGCCCAAACAAACAGTATTAATGGCTACAGCTTTAAACAAGTCAGACTTGAACAGACATCTACATAAAGTAACTCAGTATCAACTAAATGTCAGATAAAATTAGCTAGCTTATTAAATTTGTGCTTTTTTGTTTGAAAGCACAATACAAACTCTTTAGTATTTTCAAACATCTTTGGTTAGGTGTTTTTGTTACTGTACAGCAGTAGAGGAACTTGCCTAAAGTCAGTATGTGGTAAAACTGGATTCACATAATCCTCTGATCAGAGAGCACAAAACTCAATTGAAAGCTTTCAAATCTAGTCCTGCTGAAGAAAACTTCTGGTCTATCAGTGATGATGCACTCAGCTATATACACTTACTCATCAAGACAAATGCTCtgtttaaaacacaaaacaaccaccaccaccacacccttGCACTTTCAGAGGGTTCTTACAAGAATGATAAGATTGTTGAGAACATTATACCTGGCCAGAGTTGGAAAGTAAAGTTGTATGTAATCTGCTATAATTGTTATCCTTATATTAGATGGATTTAAGGGGGTACTGGATTGAAAGGTATGTTTTTAAGAAGGAAATTTTTTCATCAATGTTGCAAATAATGCTTTGCTTGGACTATTAAAAAACACAATTCTAAAGAGCAGAGTTCCTTTTCACTGGTTATGGTGTTTTCAGCTTCCACAAGCCAGAGTCTACAGATTTTCACTCTTACCTTAATGCACTAGCACAGTGCTAGAATGTTTGGATTGCAGATGCT
Above is a genomic segment from Emys orbicularis isolate rEmyOrb1 chromosome 2, rEmyOrb1.hap1, whole genome shotgun sequence containing:
- the INSIG1 gene encoding insulin-induced gene 1 protein, with the translated sequence MVKPMPRLENCTWSCSCAARGRHKNQLGKTAVGLAAKVGEMLSSSVSSSPLTLVGHGTRTPSTSSLRSSSSSTSSLNLNQHLVQRSLVLFAVGAFMALVLNLLQIQRNVTLFPEEVIATIFSSAWWVPPCCGTAAAVVGLLYPCIDRHLGEPHKFKREWASVMRCIAVFVGINHASAKLDFANNVQLSLTLAALSLGLWWTFDRSRSGLGLGITIAFLATLITQFLVYNGVYQYTSPDFLYIRSWLPCIFFSGGVTVGNIGRQLAMGIPEKPHTD